In the genome of Gloeomargarita sp. SRBZ-1_bins_9, one region contains:
- a CDS encoding iron-sulfur cluster assembly accessory protein, with amino-acid sequence MTLDLRLTPAAIGAIHQWQLRTGQLGTRLRVGVLPGGCAGYAYDLALEPLDHPLGDEDLLAEISGITVVIRRDQQPLLTGLALDYTEDLVGGSFRFQNPQAQRTCNCGHSFSLTPESP; translated from the coding sequence ATGACCCTGGACCTACGCTTAACCCCGGCGGCCATCGGCGCCATTCACCAGTGGCAACTGCGCACCGGCCAACTGGGTACCCGCTTACGGGTGGGCGTGCTGCCGGGGGGGTGTGCCGGTTATGCCTACGACCTGGCCCTGGAACCCCTGGACCATCCGCTCGGAGATGAGGACCTACTGGCGGAAATCAGCGGGATCACGGTGGTGATACGGCGGGACCAGCAACCCCTGCTGACGGGTCTAGCCCTGGACTACACGGAAGACCTAGTGGGGGGTAGTTTCCGCTTCCAAAATCCCCAGGCCCAGCGCACTTGCAACTGCGGCCATTCCTTCAGCCTGACACCCGAATCACCATGA
- the pcrA gene encoding DNA helicase PcrA: protein MDDFLLSGLNPAQRQAVQHFCGPLLVVAGAGSGKTRTLTYRIAYLVEHYRVDPENILAVTFTNKAAREIKTRVEELLARHLARQSGDDFGRLPIAEQNRYRSQVYQRFTRHLWMGTFHSLCARILRYDIEKYQDEQGRKWTKNFTILDENDAQTLIKKIVVDEMNLDERRFEPRQVRYTISRIKNAGKSPSQYEREEPNYRGRVIAEVYSRYQQELAKNNSLDFDDLLLVPVRLFRQNEQVLAYWHQKFRHIAVDEYQDTNHTQYELIRLLVTQGADIQDVVWENRSIFVVGDADQSIYRFRGADFTILLNFQKDFGDRLPDDDTRTMVKLEENYRSVANILEAANHLIQHNQERIDKILRPTREAGHKIYTFEATDERDEADYILRQLRLLRQQHPEYTWQSFAILYRTNAQSRVLEEVLVQGNVPYRVVGGVRFYDRKEIKDALAYLRLLINPADNLSFLRVINTPKRGLGKATVDQIVQLAADHDVSLWQIITDESYLANFKGKTLKALQEFVQLIERWQQELEQKTAPEIIQGILTESGYRRELELAGTDEALERLQNLQELVNAAIQYGEEQEDPSLAGFLANASLASDVDDLQEGVDRVTLMTLHASKGLEFPVVFLVGLEQGLFPNFRALHDPAALEEERRLCYVGMTRAKERLFLTHATSRRLYGSQREPAIASMFLQELPPHVVEIDRGRYWLPPKNPSPGRKGHRWRVGDRCRHHQFGIGQVTHIFGQEPRIHLGIRFERHPHPKMIDPRLVDLIPLDD from the coding sequence ATGGATGATTTCCTTTTATCAGGTCTCAACCCGGCACAACGGCAAGCTGTACAACATTTCTGCGGGCCGCTGCTGGTGGTCGCCGGCGCTGGTTCCGGCAAAACTCGCACCTTGACCTACCGTATTGCCTACCTAGTGGAGCACTATCGTGTGGACCCGGAAAACATCCTGGCTGTGACCTTTACCAACAAGGCCGCCCGGGAAATAAAAACTCGGGTTGAAGAGTTATTAGCTCGCCATTTGGCCCGGCAATCGGGTGATGATTTTGGACGATTACCTATTGCCGAACAAAACCGGTATCGCTCCCAGGTCTATCAACGATTCACCCGCCATCTGTGGATGGGAACGTTTCACAGTTTATGCGCTCGCATCTTACGATATGACATAGAGAAATACCAGGACGAACAGGGGCGCAAGTGGACTAAAAACTTCACCATCCTGGATGAAAATGATGCGCAAACTTTAATCAAAAAAATTGTGGTGGATGAGATGAATCTGGATGAGCGGCGGTTTGAACCCCGGCAAGTGCGCTACACCATTAGTCGCATCAAAAATGCAGGCAAATCCCCTAGTCAATACGAACGAGAGGAACCGAATTACCGAGGGCGGGTCATCGCCGAAGTCTATAGTCGTTACCAGCAGGAACTGGCGAAAAACAATAGCTTGGACTTCGATGATTTGCTGTTGGTACCGGTGCGTCTATTCCGGCAAAACGAGCAAGTATTGGCCTACTGGCACCAAAAATTTCGCCATATCGCCGTTGATGAGTATCAGGATACCAACCACACCCAATATGAACTTATTCGCCTCCTGGTGACCCAAGGCGCCGATATTCAAGATGTGGTGTGGGAGAATCGCTCGATTTTTGTGGTCGGGGATGCGGATCAATCCATTTATCGTTTCCGGGGCGCCGATTTTACCATTCTCCTGAATTTCCAAAAGGATTTTGGCGACCGCCTACCGGACGATGACACCCGCACCATGGTGAAGTTAGAGGAAAACTATCGTTCGGTGGCCAACATATTAGAGGCAGCCAACCATCTGATCCAACATAACCAAGAACGGATTGACAAAATTCTCCGCCCTACCCGAGAAGCGGGGCATAAAATTTACACCTTCGAGGCGACCGATGAGCGGGACGAGGCGGACTATATCCTGCGGCAATTGCGGCTTTTACGCCAACAGCACCCGGAGTACACCTGGCAGAGTTTCGCCATTTTATATCGCACCAATGCCCAGTCCCGGGTTTTGGAGGAGGTGTTGGTACAAGGCAATGTCCCCTACCGGGTTGTTGGGGGTGTGCGTTTCTATGACCGCAAAGAAATCAAGGACGCTCTGGCCTATTTACGCCTGCTCATTAACCCTGCCGATAACCTGAGTTTCCTCCGGGTTATCAATACGCCAAAACGGGGTTTGGGCAAGGCCACCGTGGACCAAATTGTCCAATTGGCAGCCGACCACGATGTCTCCCTTTGGCAGATCATTACCGATGAGAGTTACCTGGCGAATTTCAAAGGGAAGACCCTCAAAGCGCTCCAGGAATTTGTGCAACTGATTGAGCGATGGCAGCAGGAATTGGAGCAAAAAACGGCACCGGAAATTATCCAGGGAATCCTCACGGAGTCTGGTTACCGACGGGAACTGGAGCTGGCGGGCACGGATGAGGCCCTAGAGCGGTTGCAAAACCTGCAGGAGCTGGTGAATGCGGCCATCCAGTATGGGGAAGAACAGGAGGACCCCTCCCTGGCGGGATTTTTGGCCAATGCCTCCCTAGCGTCGGACGTGGATGACCTGCAGGAGGGGGTGGACCGGGTGACGCTGATGACCCTACACGCCTCTAAGGGGTTGGAGTTTCCGGTGGTGTTTTTGGTGGGGCTAGAACAGGGATTGTTCCCCAACTTCCGCGCCCTCCACGACCCGGCAGCCCTGGAGGAGGAACGGCGTTTGTGTTACGTCGGCATGACCCGGGCCAAGGAGCGGCTGTTTCTCACCCATGCCACCTCCCGGCGTCTGTACGGCAGCCAGCGGGAACCGGCCATTGCTTCGATGTTTTTGCAGGAATTGCCCCCCCATGTGGTGGAAATTGACCGGGGACGGTACTGGCTACCCCCAAAAAATCCCTCGCCGGGTCGCAAGGGCCATCGCTGGCGGGTGGGGGATCGTTGCCGGCATCACCAGTTCGGCATCGGCCAGGTCACCCATATCTTCGGTCAGGAACCCCGCATCCATCTGGGTATCCGCTTTGAGCGTCACCCGCACCCCAAAATGATTGACCCCCGCCTGGTGGACTTGATCCCCTTGGATGATTAA
- the hflX gene encoding GTPase HflX, producing the protein MAGARLYGDLRGLKPAQLRQLQRLYRVRLPQNVLITPEFAQRLWQVTLLIESPLCVYVNRRGQVLRVAVGTPETTRVPLYELPRYGSGRLSGWRCLSTRWSPDVPSTADLTTLMEQRWDALVSLHDRFAYWAYPGPGTWVLTGPVTITALAQENWLAHLQETEQARQQAESATPLETDAQRVILVGVRPAGMTNWAFQAGLQEMQHLITSAGATVAATIVQGRPELGAGKIQEVRRAGRLHGVNVVVFNGDLSPAQVRNLEQALEMRVVDRTELILDIFAQRARSQAGKLQVELAQLQYRLTRLTGQGQALSRLGGGIGTRGPGETRLETERRTIQRRIAHLKKQVEQLRQHRGRLRQQRLRQQVPTIALVGYTNAGKSTLFNALTRADVYASDQLFATLDPTSRRIVLADCPQPIVLTDTVGFIENLPPTLWDAFQATLEELTEADLLLHVVDLSHPDWPAQIHAVEACLERMTPVPPPAWIVFNKIDQVDSETILEARRHYPHALYVAARERIGLDTLRRALVGWLHHAMAS; encoded by the coding sequence TTGGCAGGAGCACGTCTTTACGGAGATTTACGGGGTCTCAAGCCCGCCCAGTTGCGTCAGTTACAGCGGTTATACCGGGTGCGCCTGCCCCAGAATGTTTTGATTACTCCCGAGTTTGCTCAACGCTTGTGGCAGGTAACCCTGTTGATCGAATCCCCCTTGTGCGTCTATGTCAACCGGCGGGGGCAGGTGTTGCGGGTAGCCGTCGGGACGCCGGAGACGACCCGGGTGCCGTTGTATGAATTGCCGCGTTACGGGTCCGGGCGTTTATCCGGGTGGCGCTGTTTGAGTACCCGTTGGTCCCCCGACGTCCCCAGCACCGCCGATTTGACCACCCTGATGGAACAGCGGTGGGATGCCCTAGTATCCCTGCATGACCGTTTTGCCTATTGGGCCTACCCGGGACCTGGCACTTGGGTGCTGACCGGACCCGTGACCATAACAGCCCTGGCGCAGGAAAACTGGTTGGCCCACTTGCAGGAGACCGAACAAGCCCGCCAGCAGGCCGAATCAGCTACCCCACTGGAAACAGATGCCCAGCGGGTGATTCTGGTGGGAGTGCGACCGGCAGGTATGACCAACTGGGCGTTCCAGGCGGGGTTGCAGGAAATGCAGCATCTGATTACCAGCGCCGGTGCGACGGTGGCAGCGACGATTGTGCAGGGGCGACCGGAACTGGGGGCGGGCAAAATCCAGGAGGTGCGGCGGGCCGGGCGTTTGCACGGGGTGAATGTGGTGGTTTTTAACGGAGATTTATCCCCGGCCCAGGTGCGTAACCTAGAACAGGCCCTAGAAATGCGGGTGGTGGACCGCACCGAGTTAATCCTGGATATCTTTGCCCAGCGGGCGCGCTCCCAGGCGGGGAAGTTGCAGGTGGAGTTGGCCCAATTGCAGTACCGGCTCACCCGTTTGACCGGTCAAGGACAGGCCCTGTCGCGCTTGGGGGGCGGCATTGGGACGCGAGGACCGGGGGAAACGCGCCTGGAAACCGAACGGCGTACCATTCAGCGGCGGATTGCCCATCTTAAAAAGCAGGTGGAACAGTTGCGCCAGCACCGGGGGCGGTTACGCCAGCAGCGGCTACGGCAACAAGTGCCGACCATTGCCCTGGTGGGTTATACCAACGCCGGAAAATCCACCCTGTTCAATGCCCTGACCCGCGCCGATGTTTATGCATCCGACCAGTTGTTTGCCACCTTGGACCCCACCAGTCGGCGGATTGTGCTTGCGGACTGCCCCCAGCCGATAGTTCTGACCGACACGGTGGGATTTATCGAAAATCTGCCCCCTACCCTATGGGATGCCTTTCAGGCAACGCTGGAGGAACTCACCGAAGCCGATTTGCTGTTGCACGTGGTGGATTTGTCCCATCCCGATTGGCCAGCCCAAATTCACGCGGTTGAAGCCTGTCTGGAGCGGATGACCCCTGTCCCTCCCCCGGCGTGGATTGTGTTCAACAAGATTGACCAGGTTGATAGTGAAACCATCCTAGAGGCCCGCCGGCACTATCCCCATGCGTTGTACGTAGCGGCCCGGGAACGGATTGGTTTAGATACTCTGCGCCGAGCATTGGTGGGCTGGCTGCATCACGCCATGGCCAGTTAA
- a CDS encoding HAMP domain-containing sensor histidine kinase, which produces MTAEVSPEFVTLCQAQLELLGRVFQLTRCTVYVRQPGDAWSFWPVATYPQTQTALPDSPQLHTNRPEQLVLPLIQGEMLLGLLVLLRPGMGWHPWEQEQLQRAAQALAAAWHLEQQRQRWQQHGQALAQEQTQTRELLATVLHQLRSPLSALKTFAKLLGKRLTNPKDQEVVAGILAQTERIEELLLRLEPTPSPPLLPGQATPLLLPALTLEPVQVRSVLQPLITAAACTAQERDLTLVTQPIAPDLTVRADAHALREVISNLLDNSLKYTPAGGRIEVGAEAVGDRVVIWVADNGPGIPPEEQERVFERHYRGKALAQTTPGNGLGLAVVKELVTQMGGRVVLVSPPGTRMEIWLPSAGQS; this is translated from the coding sequence ATGACCGCTGAAGTCAGTCCCGAATTTGTCACCCTGTGTCAAGCGCAACTGGAACTGCTAGGACGCGTCTTTCAGTTGACCCGCTGCACAGTCTATGTCCGGCAACCCGGGGATGCATGGTCCTTTTGGCCCGTCGCCACTTACCCCCAAACCCAGACGGCTTTGCCGGATAGTCCCCAGTTGCACACCAACCGACCCGAGCAACTAGTCCTGCCCCTGATCCAGGGGGAAATGCTGCTGGGGTTGCTGGTGCTGTTGCGCCCGGGCATGGGTTGGCATCCTTGGGAACAGGAACAACTGCAACGGGCCGCCCAGGCCTTGGCCGCCGCCTGGCACTTGGAGCAACAACGGCAACGGTGGCAGCAGCACGGTCAAGCCCTTGCCCAGGAACAAACCCAAACCCGAGAACTCCTGGCGACGGTGTTGCACCAGTTGCGCAGTCCCCTGAGCGCTCTGAAAACCTTTGCCAAGCTCCTAGGCAAGCGTTTGACCAACCCCAAGGACCAGGAGGTGGTCGCCGGCATTCTCGCCCAGACGGAACGGATTGAGGAACTGTTGCTGCGCCTGGAACCCACCCCCTCCCCGCCCTTGTTGCCTGGCCAGGCGACCCCCTTGCTCTTACCCGCTTTGACCCTGGAACCCGTCCAGGTCCGGTCGGTTTTACAGCCCCTCATCACGGCGGCCGCCTGTACGGCTCAGGAGCGAGATTTAACCCTGGTGACCCAACCCATCGCCCCGGATTTGACCGTTCGTGCTGATGCCCATGCCCTGCGGGAAGTGATTAGCAACCTGCTGGACAACAGCTTGAAATACACCCCCGCCGGGGGACGCATCGAAGTGGGGGCCGAGGCCGTGGGGGACCGGGTGGTGATTTGGGTGGCCGACAACGGGCCGGGGATTCCGCCGGAGGAACAGGAGCGGGTGTTTGAACGGCATTACCGGGGCAAAGCCCTGGCCCAGACCACCCCCGGCAACGGTTTGGGGCTAGCGGTGGTCAAGGAATTGGTGACCCAAATGGGGGGACGGGTGGTGCTGGTCAGTCCACCGGGAACCCGGATGGAAATTTGGTTGCCTAGCGCCGGTCAAAGTTGA
- a CDS encoding deoxyhypusine synthase, whose translation MERRQLLQKTVEAIDIKQFDVVGLVEAMAGMAFQARNLGRAAHIYDQMIQDPECTIILCLAGSLFSAGLKQVVVDLITHHMVDVIVSTGANIVDQDFFEALGFRHYVGDPRADDELLRQHQIDRIYDTYIDERELRVCDHVIAEIADGLAPRPYSSREFIEQMGVYLEQRGVTEPSVVLAAYRHQVPIFVPAFSDCSAGFGLVYHQWYSPDRHVTIDSVRDFRELTQCKLASPATGLVMIGGGVPKNFAQDTVVAAELLGFETTMHRYAIQITVADERDGALSGSTLQEAHSWGKVDRSTEQMVFAEATLAFPLLAGYVYGKGHWRHRQPRKLAQLFQRQLAVV comes from the coding sequence ATGGAACGTCGTCAGCTTTTGCAAAAGACGGTGGAGGCCATTGACATCAAGCAATTTGATGTGGTGGGCCTGGTGGAGGCGATGGCGGGCATGGCGTTTCAGGCGCGCAACCTGGGACGGGCGGCCCATATCTACGACCAGATGATCCAAGACCCGGAATGCACGATTATCCTGTGTCTGGCGGGGTCGCTGTTTAGCGCCGGACTCAAGCAGGTGGTGGTGGATTTGATTACCCACCACATGGTGGATGTGATCGTGTCCACGGGGGCCAACATTGTGGACCAGGATTTCTTTGAGGCGCTGGGGTTCCGGCACTATGTGGGCGACCCGCGGGCGGATGATGAACTGCTGCGCCAGCACCAGATTGACCGCATCTATGACACCTACATTGATGAGCGGGAGTTGCGGGTGTGTGACCATGTGATCGCTGAGATTGCTGATGGGTTGGCGCCGCGCCCCTACTCATCCCGGGAGTTTATCGAGCAGATGGGGGTCTATTTGGAGCAGCGGGGGGTTACGGAACCGTCGGTGGTGCTGGCGGCCTACCGTCACCAGGTGCCCATTTTTGTGCCGGCCTTTAGCGACTGTTCGGCGGGGTTTGGCCTGGTCTATCACCAGTGGTATTCGCCGGACCGGCATGTGACGATTGATTCGGTGCGGGATTTCCGGGAACTGACCCAGTGCAAGCTGGCTAGCCCGGCGACGGGGTTGGTGATGATCGGGGGCGGTGTGCCCAAAAACTTTGCCCAGGATACGGTGGTGGCGGCGGAACTGCTGGGGTTCGAGACGACGATGCACCGCTATGCCATCCAAATCACGGTGGCGGATGAGCGGGATGGGGCGCTGTCGGGTTCCACCCTGCAGGAGGCCCACTCCTGGGGTAAGGTGGACAGGAGCACGGAACAGATGGTCTTTGCCGAAGCGACCCTGGCGTTTCCCTTGCTGGCGGGTTATGTGTATGGCAAGGGCCACTGGCGCCACCGGCAACCTCGTAAACTGGCGCAACTGTTCCAGCGGCAATTGGCGGTAGTCTAG
- a CDS encoding metallopeptidase TldD-related protein: MEINAADTLIKELLDQAQAAGATAVHIHLEHHISQPVQLEANRWKSVERSSSQTLALWLWQGERPGVAVASGPVSPAQLVAKALAVAALQSPDPPRLVPGGTRQFQELHPEPDLGDLMAWGDAVMAGVRQGFPQVLCSGGLSWQQSLTRLVNSQGLDYTYRTNALEVGLVCEWVRGDDFLAVGEQMRLATLADPQPLVDRLHQALTWAQRNVALPRGNWPVLLTPKAADLLWEPVQAALNGRQVLEGASPWAGKRGQQVVHSCLTCRQDPRIPLHGCPFDDEGVLTQPLTLIDQGVLTGFYTDQYTAAHWGEPSTGNGLRPGLTRAPFPSLVNWCVQPGTLSDAELLQQLDTGLLVDQVLGGGADISGDFSVNVDLGYWVQGGVVQGRVKDTMIAGNVYDILRGEVLLGANAQWQDDTWTPPLAVERIAITTGA; this comes from the coding sequence ATGGAAATAAACGCTGCCGATACCCTGATCAAGGAGCTGCTCGACCAAGCCCAAGCTGCCGGCGCAACCGCTGTACACATCCACCTAGAGCACCACATTTCGCAACCGGTGCAGTTGGAGGCCAACCGCTGGAAATCAGTAGAACGTAGCAGCTCCCAAACTCTGGCGCTGTGGCTTTGGCAAGGGGAACGACCAGGCGTGGCTGTTGCTAGCGGCCCGGTATCGCCTGCGCAACTGGTGGCAAAGGCCCTGGCTGTAGCAGCTTTGCAATCTCCAGACCCGCCACGCTTGGTCCCAGGCGGCACACGCCAGTTTCAGGAGCTACACCCAGAACCGGACTTGGGGGACTTAATGGCCTGGGGGGACGCGGTGATGGCCGGGGTGCGCCAGGGGTTTCCCCAGGTCCTGTGCAGCGGCGGGTTGAGCTGGCAGCAATCCCTAACCCGACTGGTGAATTCCCAAGGGCTGGATTACACCTACCGTACCAATGCCCTCGAAGTGGGTTTGGTGTGCGAGTGGGTGCGGGGGGATGATTTTCTGGCGGTGGGCGAACAGATGCGCCTGGCGACCCTAGCTGACCCCCAACCCCTGGTGGACCGCCTCCACCAAGCCCTGACCTGGGCGCAGCGTAATGTCGCCCTGCCTAGGGGAAACTGGCCGGTGTTGCTCACCCCTAAGGCGGCGGATTTGCTCTGGGAACCGGTGCAGGCGGCCCTCAACGGACGACAGGTCCTGGAGGGAGCCTCCCCCTGGGCCGGTAAACGGGGGCAACAGGTGGTGCATTCCTGTCTCACCTGCCGCCAGGACCCCCGTATTCCCCTGCACGGTTGTCCTTTCGACGATGAAGGGGTGCTAACCCAACCCTTGACGCTCATTGATCAGGGGGTGTTGACCGGTTTCTACACCGACCAGTACACGGCGGCCCACTGGGGCGAACCCAGCACCGGCAACGGCTTGCGTCCCGGTTTGACCCGCGCCCCTTTTCCCTCCCTGGTCAACTGGTGCGTGCAACCGGGAACCCTCAGCGACGCCGAACTGTTGCAGCAACTGGATACGGGACTTTTGGTGGACCAGGTGCTGGGGGGCGGAGCCGACATCTCAGGGGATTTTTCCGTCAATGTGGATTTGGGCTATTGGGTGCAAGGGGGGGTGGTGCAGGGCCGCGTCAAAGACACGATGATCGCCGGGAATGTGTACGATATTTTACGGGGGGAGGTGCTGTTGGGGGCCAACGCCCAGTGGCAGGACGACACCTGGACCCCGCCGTTGGCTGTGGAACGGATAGCTATAACAACTGGGGCATGA
- a CDS encoding sugar ABC transporter permease yields the protein MIRSPLLPWLLLAPALIILGLFTFWPMLFLLGLSFTQGTLTRRGSYWVGLANYARLLSDPDFGQVLVNTLIYTVGTVIPAVILPLLLAVLLSQVLPGRELWRLLYFLPSVISLVAAGLAFRWLFQTDGPLNQLLHLNISWLSEPGSAMLALITVSVWHQLGFNLVVFLAGLQMIPPTQYEAALLDGARAWQRFWYITLPNLRPILVLVTVTTTLFTLRNFEPVYVLTGGGPLNRTNILVYYIYDQAFNQFDLGYAAAAAVVLFTAVLGLLVWRWKSTN from the coding sequence ATGATTCGTTCACCACTTCTGCCATGGTTGTTATTAGCGCCGGCATTGATCATCTTGGGATTGTTTACCTTCTGGCCGATGCTGTTTCTGCTGGGGTTGAGTTTTACCCAGGGAACCTTGACCCGCAGGGGCAGCTATTGGGTGGGTTTGGCTAATTATGCCCGTTTGCTCAGCGACCCTGATTTTGGTCAAGTTTTGGTCAATACCCTCATCTACACGGTGGGAACCGTTATTCCGGCTGTTATTTTACCGCTGTTACTAGCAGTATTGTTGAGCCAGGTTTTACCGGGACGAGAATTGTGGCGATTACTTTATTTTTTGCCTTCGGTAATTTCCTTGGTAGCGGCCGGGTTAGCCTTTCGTTGGCTGTTTCAAACTGATGGGCCGTTGAACCAGTTATTACACCTCAATATCTCTTGGCTAAGTGAACCTGGGAGTGCTATGTTGGCCTTGATAACCGTCAGTGTTTGGCACCAATTGGGATTTAACTTGGTGGTTTTTCTGGCTGGTTTGCAAATGATTCCTCCCACCCAGTATGAGGCTGCTCTGTTAGACGGCGCTCGCGCCTGGCAGCGTTTTTGGTATATCACCTTACCTAACCTACGCCCCATTTTGGTTTTGGTGACGGTGACGACCACCCTTTTCACCTTACGCAATTTTGAACCGGTTTATGTGTTGACGGGCGGGGGGCCGCTCAATCGTACCAATATCTTAGTTTATTACATTTATGACCAGGCATTTAATCAATTTGATTTGGGCTATGCAGCGGCGGCGGCGGTGGTGTTGTTTACAGCAGTACTAGGGCTGTTGGTCTGGCGCTGGAAAAGCACCAATTAG
- a CDS encoding precorrin-2 C(20)-methyltransferase produces the protein MPGTLYGVGCGPGDPEQITLQAWKLLQRVPVVAFPRGPSGSPGVAAQIIQPWLPPTTQVLPVELAFSYDARLTDQCWQRAIAQLLVPLQQGLDVAFVCEGDSTFYSTFGMLTRYLPPEIPRQWLPGVCSPCAAAAAVGLPLVQQQERLLVLPALYHLEQLAQACDQAEVVVLLKMARLYRPIWQWLQARGLLHRSYVVEWVGWPQQRIYRDLTPYPDLALAYFSLMVIRVSG, from the coding sequence ATGCCGGGCACGTTGTATGGGGTGGGCTGCGGCCCCGGCGATCCAGAACAAATTACGCTACAGGCCTGGAAATTGTTGCAGCGGGTACCGGTGGTGGCGTTCCCTCGGGGACCTTCGGGGTCTCCTGGTGTGGCGGCCCAGATCATCCAACCCTGGTTGCCTCCCACGACCCAGGTGCTGCCGGTGGAACTGGCCTTTAGTTATGACGCACGCTTGACCGACCAGTGCTGGCAACGGGCGATCGCCCAACTATTGGTGCCATTGCAACAGGGATTGGACGTGGCGTTTGTGTGCGAGGGTGATAGTACTTTCTACAGCACGTTCGGCATGCTGACCCGCTATTTGCCCCCGGAGATTCCCCGGCAGTGGCTGCCTGGCGTGTGTTCCCCCTGTGCGGCGGCGGCGGCGGTGGGGTTGCCCCTGGTCCAGCAGCAGGAACGGCTCTTGGTGCTCCCGGCCCTGTATCACCTGGAGCAATTGGCCCAGGCCTGTGACCAGGCGGAGGTGGTGGTGCTGTTGAAAATGGCCCGCCTCTACCGTCCGATTTGGCAATGGCTCCAGGCGCGGGGGTTGTTGCACCGCAGCTACGTGGTGGAGTGGGTTGGCTGGCCCCAGCAGCGTATCTACCGGGATTTGACCCCCTATCCCGACTTGGCGCTTGCCTACTTCTCCCTCATGGTGATTCGGGTGTCAGGCTGA
- a CDS encoding phosphoribulokinase, translating to MSNRVEPIVVIGVAGDSGCGKSTFLRRLTDLFGADLMTVICLDDYHSLDRKQRKIAGVTALNPKANNFDLMYEQIKALKEGKPIEKPIYNHETGTIDPPETVYPRPIVVIEGLHPFYDERVRNLVDFGVYLDLDDAVKIAWKIQRDMAERGHTYEDVIRSIEARRPDFMAYIDPQKQYADVVIQILPTQLIPNDTERKILRVRMIQKEGRPGFTPVYLFDEGSTITWIPCGRKLTCSYPGIRLYYGPEEYYGHPVSVLEIDGQFDKLEEIIYIEQHLSNTSTQHYGELTELLRKHPEYPGSNNGTGLFQVLVGLKMRAMYQYIRSQHSPLPAAV from the coding sequence ATGTCCAATCGTGTCGAGCCGATCGTTGTCATTGGAGTCGCGGGGGATTCCGGCTGCGGTAAGTCCACTTTTTTACGGCGTCTGACGGATTTGTTCGGGGCCGACCTGATGACGGTCATCTGCCTGGACGACTACCACAGCCTGGACCGTAAGCAGCGCAAGATCGCCGGGGTGACGGCCCTGAACCCCAAAGCTAATAATTTTGACCTGATGTACGAGCAGATCAAGGCCCTCAAGGAGGGCAAGCCCATCGAAAAGCCCATCTACAACCACGAAACCGGCACCATTGACCCACCGGAAACGGTTTATCCCCGTCCCATTGTGGTGATCGAGGGCCTGCATCCTTTCTACGACGAGCGGGTGCGCAATCTGGTGGATTTTGGCGTTTATTTAGACCTGGACGACGCGGTAAAGATCGCCTGGAAAATCCAGCGAGACATGGCCGAGCGGGGCCACACCTATGAGGATGTGATTCGCTCCATTGAAGCCCGCCGCCCCGATTTCATGGCCTACATTGACCCGCAAAAACAGTACGCCGATGTAGTGATTCAAATCCTGCCGACCCAATTGATTCCCAACGACACCGAGCGCAAGATTCTGCGGGTGCGGATGATCCAAAAAGAGGGTCGTCCCGGCTTTACGCCCGTTTATTTGTTCGACGAAGGCTCCACCATCACCTGGATTCCCTGTGGCCGGAAATTGACCTGCTCCTATCCGGGCATTCGCCTGTACTACGGCCCCGAAGAGTACTACGGCCATCCAGTTTCGGTGCTGGAAATTGACGGCCAATTTGATAAGTTGGAGGAGATTATTTACATCGAGCAGCACCTGAGCAACACCTCCACCCAGCACTACGGGGAACTGACCGAACTGTTGCGCAAGCACCCAGAGTATCCCGGCTCTAACAACGGTACCGGCCTGTTCCAGGTGCTGGTGGGGCTGAAGATGCGGGCCATGTATCAGTACATCCGTTCCCAGCACAGCCCCTTGCCGGCGGCGGTTTAA